In Pyrus communis chromosome 1, drPyrComm1.1, whole genome shotgun sequence, the following are encoded in one genomic region:
- the LOC137733768 gene encoding SNW/SKI-interacting protein A-like, whose protein sequence is MTSLKELIPPPTASTTTYYDHSSDPWFRQRFSSSEAERSAAVVKPNPVPQYLKRQGFVPRKVEDFGEGGAFPEIHIAQYPLGMGRDKVSKPGTKILPVSVDANGEIAYDAIVKQNENSRKIVYSQHKDIVPKILKDAEEEMEEDEDEEEQKVIEETTAETKAALEKIVNVRLSAAQPKNVAKQSSESQYIKYKPSQKSEAFNSGAKERIIRMMEMPVDPLEPPKFKHKRVPRASGSPPVPVMHSPPRPVTVKDQQDWKIPPCISNWKNPKGYTIPLDKRLAADGRGLQDVQINDNFAKLSESLYVAEQKAREAVAMRSKVQKEMLMKEKEKKEQELRALAQKARSERTGAAPPAAVPMASDRTAMDTDIRGDYERPTREKETDYPKETREEREEKMRREKIREERRKERERERRLEAKDVAMGKKSKITRDRDRDISEKVALGMASAGAGKGGEVMYDQRLFNQEKGMDSGFATDDQYNVYDKGLFTAQPTLSTLYRPKKDVDGEMYGGADEQLDKIMKTDRFKPDRGFGGAAERAGPRDRPVEFEKDAVEEADPFGLDQFLTEVKKGGKKALDKVGTGGTMRASAGSSMRDGYEGGSSRSRIGFERGR, encoded by the coding sequence ATGACGTCTCTGAAGGAGCTGATTCCGCCGCCAACGGCATCCACAACGACATACTATGACCACTCGAGCGATCCGTGGTTCCGGCAGCGGTTCAGTTCTTCCGAGGCGGAAAGATCTGCTGCTGTCGTTAAACCTAATCCTGTGCCTCAGTACTTGAAGCGCCAAGGCTTTGTTCCTAGGAAGGTGGAGGACTTCGGGGAAGGTGGCGCTTTCCCGGAGATTCACATAGCTCAGTACCCTCTTGGCATGGGCCGGGACAAGGTGTCGAAACCTGGGACAAAAATTCTTCCGGTTTCAGTTGATGCCAATGGGGAGATTGCGTATGATGCCATTGTTAAACAGAATGAGAACTCGAGAAAGATTGTGTATTCTCAACATAAGGATATTGTGCCGAAAATTTTGAAGGATGCGGAAGAGGAGATGGAAGAGGACGAGGATGAGGAGGAGCAGAAGGTGATTGAAGAAACGACGGCAGAAACAAAGGCTGCACTTGAGAAGATTGTGAATGTGAGATTGAGCGCTGCACAGCCGAAAAATGTGGCCAAGCAGTCGTCAGAATCGCAATATATCAAGTATAAACCGTCTCAGAAATCAGAGGCATTTAATTCTGGTGCCAAGGAGAGGATTATCAGGATGATGGAGATGCCTGTGGATCCACTTGAGCCTCCTAAGTTCAAGCATAAGCGTGTACCAAGGGCTTCTGGATCCCCACCTGTGCCGGTCATGCATTCCCCTCCTCGGCCGGTGACTGTGAAAGACCAACAGGATTGGAAAATTCCACCTTGCATTTCAAACTGGAAGAACCCGAAGGGGTATACAATTCCATTGGACAAACGTCTTGCAGCTGATGGGAGAGGCCTTCAAGATGTTCAGATCAATGATAATTTTGCAAAGCTCTCTGAGTCTTTGTATGTAGCGGAGCAGAAGGCTAGAGAGGCAGTTGCTATGAGATCTAAAGTTCAGAAGGAAATGTtgatgaaggagaaggaaaagaaagagcaGGAGTTGAGGGCATTAGCACAGAAAGCTCGTTCCGAGAGAACAGGTGCTGCACCCCCTGCGGCCGTTCCAATGGCTTCTGACAGAACAGCCATGGATACTGATATTAGAGGGGATTATGAGCGTCCAACAAGGGAAAAGGAAACTGATTATCCAAAGGAGACAAGGgaggaaagagaagaaaagatgCGGCGGGAGAAAATTCGCGAGGAGCGGCGCAAAGAGAGGGAAAGGGAGAGAAGGTTGGAGGCCAAAGATGTAGCAATGGGGAAGAAAAGTAAAATTACGAGAGATAGAGATCGTGATATTAGTGAGAAAGTTGCCCTTGGCATGGCTTCTGCGGGAGCAGGCAAAGGGGGAGAGGTTATGTATGATCAGAGGCTATTCAACCAGGAGAAAGGAATGGACTCAGGGTTTGCCACTGATGACCAGTACAATGTTTATGACAAGGGCTTGTTTACTGCTCAGCCGACACTCTCAACTCTATACAGGCCTAAGAAGGATGTTGATGGTGAAATGTATGGTGGCGCTGATGAGCAGTTGGATAAGATTATGAAGACTGATCGCTTCAAACCCGACAGAGGATTTGGAGGAGCTGCTGAGAGGGCAGGGCCAAGAGATAGACCGGTCGAGTTTGAGAAGGATGCTGTTGAAGAAGCCGA